One Thermofilum sp. genomic window carries:
- a CDS encoding DNA-directed RNA polymerase subunit D — MPPKLTIVSKKDEKLVVELEGVTPALANSIRRALIAEVPVLAIDEVIVAENSSVLWDEMIAHRLSLIPLKMSEETYDALLDCYLRGEDCSVIFTLEEKASERARTVLSGHLRFEGVEGVAAPPEAFQVEPVSKNIPVVKLAKGQGISLTAIARMGVGREHAKWQPVAAVGYKHKPVIRVLRNPDEATATKILEVCPRKVFGYLDGNLVVAQPTSCNLCGECAEKFPEYVEVSGDPTSIRLSIEGLGTIPVEKILHVALEMLDRKLARLVDSIREAAQQSSG; from the coding sequence ATGCCCCCCAAGCTCACTATCGTCTCCAAGAAGGATGAGAAACTCGTAGTAGAGCTTGAAGGCGTAACCCCTGCCCTCGCGAACTCGATTAGGAGAGCGCTCATCGCCGAGGTACCTGTTCTGGCGATCGACGAAGTCATCGTGGCGGAGAATTCCTCGGTTCTCTGGGACGAGATGATAGCCCACAGGCTCTCTCTCATCCCGCTGAAGATGAGCGAGGAGACTTATGATGCTCTGCTGGACTGCTACCTCAGAGGGGAGGATTGCAGCGTTATCTTCACTCTAGAAGAGAAAGCTTCAGAGAGAGCGAGGACCGTGCTCAGCGGGCACTTGAGATTCGAGGGTGTTGAGGGTGTCGCTGCGCCCCCGGAGGCTTTCCAGGTAGAGCCTGTCTCGAAGAACATACCCGTGGTGAAGCTGGCAAAGGGTCAAGGTATCTCTCTGACCGCTATAGCCAGGATGGGTGTCGGGCGGGAGCACGCGAAGTGGCAGCCGGTAGCGGCTGTCGGCTACAAGCACAAGCCTGTGATCAGGGTTCTCCGCAACCCCGACGAGGCCACTGCTACTAAGATTCTCGAGGTATGCCCCAGAAAGGTCTTCGGCTACCTGGATGGCAATCTGGTTGTTGCTCAGCCCACATCCTGCAACTTGTGCGGTGAGTGCGCTGAGAAGTTCCCGGAGTACGTGGAGGTTAGCGGTGACCCGACATCTATCAGGCTGAGCATCGAAGGGCTGGGCACTATACCTGTGGAGAAGATCCTCCACGTTGCCTTAGAAATGCTGGACAGGAAGTTGGCGCGGCTGGTCGACAGCATAAGGGAGGCTGCTCAGCAGAGCTCCGGTTAG
- a CDS encoding 50S ribosomal protein L18e, with amino-acid sequence MKRTGPTNIHLRLLIKKLKQASRAHKAPVWRAVAYHLSKPRRERVEVNLSRINRYAEDGDMVVVPGKVLGSGELTKKVTVAAWKFSRTAMVKLRSTGEAITIEELLQRNPEGKGVKIIT; translated from the coding sequence ATGAAGAGGACGGGTCCCACAAACATACACTTGCGCCTGCTAATTAAAAAGCTGAAGCAAGCCAGTCGCGCGCATAAAGCTCCCGTTTGGCGTGCAGTGGCTTACCACCTCAGCAAGCCGAGACGCGAGAGGGTTGAAGTCAACCTTAGCCGGATAAACAGGTACGCTGAGGACGGCGACATGGTAGTAGTCCCGGGTAAGGTTCTCGGCAGTGGGGAGCTGACTAAGAAGGTTACGGTTGCCGCGTGGAAGTTCAGCAGAACCGCTATGGTTAAATTGAGGAGCACCGGGGAGGCAATCACTATAGAAGAGTTGCTGCAGCGCAACCCTGAGGGGAAGGGGGTGAAGATAATCACCTAG
- a CDS encoding 50S ribosomal protein L13, which yields MQENLLVIDGEGHVAGRLASIVAKRLLRGESIVVVNAEKLVITGKRERVFEQHYKRWAEWRTYYNPEKRGPKYPRMPDRLFKRMVRGMLPDKPKGREALRRLKVYIGVPSEFSSREKAKIPEALFNNPFIPYVTLGELCRMLSQRSFEGGVG from the coding sequence ATGCAGGAGAACTTGCTCGTAATCGACGGCGAAGGACACGTTGCTGGAAGGCTCGCTAGCATCGTGGCTAAGAGGCTTCTCCGAGGAGAGAGCATAGTCGTCGTTAACGCCGAGAAGCTGGTGATAACGGGTAAGCGGGAGAGAGTTTTTGAGCAGCACTACAAAAGGTGGGCAGAGTGGAGGACCTACTACAACCCTGAGAAGAGGGGCCCGAAGTACCCGAGGATGCCCGACCGGCTGTTTAAGAGGATGGTAAGGGGTATGCTCCCCGACAAGCCGAAGGGGAGAGAAGCGTTGAGAAGGCTTAAAGTGTACATCGGCGTGCCCAGCGAGTTTTCCTCCCGCGAGAAAGCGAAGATCCCCGAAGCGCTCTTCAATAACCCCTTCATACCCTACGTGACGCTTGGTGAGCTCTGCAGAATGCTCTCTCAAAGGAGCTTTGAGGGTGGTGTAGGATGA
- a CDS encoding 30S ribosomal protein S9, with amino-acid sequence MSVKIVLASARRKTARARAIVREGRGRVLVNGVPLEVLEPELVRLKIMEPIVLAGKLASQVDIYVETSGGGVMGQASAARTAVARALVEWTGSEELKKLYLDYDRNLLVEDPRQAEPKKPRGRSARAKRQKSYR; translated from the coding sequence ATGAGCGTGAAGATAGTGTTGGCTTCGGCTAGGAGGAAGACAGCTAGGGCTAGGGCTATCGTCCGCGAAGGGCGCGGCAGAGTCTTGGTGAACGGTGTGCCTCTGGAGGTTCTCGAACCCGAGCTTGTAAGGCTAAAGATCATGGAGCCGATCGTCCTGGCGGGCAAGCTCGCAAGCCAAGTCGATATATACGTTGAAACCTCGGGGGGAGGCGTGATGGGGCAAGCCTCAGCAGCTAGAACTGCAGTAGCTCGCGCGCTCGTCGAGTGGACTGGCAGCGAGGAGCTCAAGAAGCTGTACCTAGACTACGACAGAAACCTTCTCGTTGAAGACCCCCGGCAGGCGGAGCCCAAGAAGCCCAGAGGCAGATCGGCTAGAGCTAAGCGCCAGAAGAGCTACCGCTAG
- a CDS encoding DNA-directed RNA polymerase subunit N, with amino-acid sequence MIIPIRCFTCGALIADKWYEFAQRVQKGEDAGKVLDEMGVTRYCCRRMFLSHVEVIDKILVYSGVEEYFKG; translated from the coding sequence ATGATAATCCCGATACGCTGCTTCACTTGCGGAGCCCTGATAGCCGATAAGTGGTACGAGTTCGCCCAGAGGGTCCAGAAAGGCGAGGACGCCGGCAAAGTCTTAGATGAGATGGGGGTGACGAGGTACTGCTGCCGGAGGATGTTCCTCTCTCACGTGGAAGTGATCGACAAGATCCTGGTGTACAGCGGAGTAGAAGAGTACTTCAAAGGCTAG
- the rpsB gene encoding 30S ribosomal protein S2: MEAGGLEVAVGELLIPLEMYLAAGVRIGTKMKSKFMEPYIFSVRPDGLYLLDVKKTDERIRLAAKFIARYPPEKVVVVAGRQYAHRPARKFCGLVGCKAITGRVPPGTFTNPSLQSFTEASLMVITDPRVDEQALTEAGTMGIPVIAFCDTDSPTSFVDLVIPTNNRGRKALALVFWLLAREVLRARGEIPPDGELPVPVSEFEARVLLTGEVV; this comes from the coding sequence ATGGAAGCTGGTGGGCTTGAAGTAGCTGTGGGAGAGCTGCTGATCCCGCTGGAGATGTACCTAGCGGCAGGCGTGAGAATAGGAACCAAGATGAAAAGCAAGTTCATGGAGCCCTACATCTTCAGCGTACGCCCAGACGGCCTCTACCTTCTCGACGTGAAGAAGACCGACGAGAGAATCAGGCTAGCGGCAAAATTCATCGCCCGGTACCCGCCCGAGAAAGTGGTTGTAGTCGCCGGGAGGCAGTACGCGCACAGACCGGCCAGGAAGTTCTGCGGCCTCGTGGGCTGCAAGGCGATCACCGGGAGGGTTCCTCCAGGAACCTTCACGAACCCATCTCTCCAGTCCTTCACAGAGGCTTCGCTGATGGTTATCACGGACCCCCGTGTCGACGAGCAAGCGCTGACGGAGGCGGGGACTATGGGGATCCCCGTTATCGCCTTCTGCGACACCGACTCGCCCACGAGCTTCGTAGACTTAGTCATCCCCACAAACAACAGGGGCAGGAAGGCTTTAGCGCTCGTCTTCTGGCTGCTCGCGAGGGAGGTGCTCAGAGCCCGCGGAGAGATACCTCCGGACGGCGAGCTTCCCGTGCCCGTCTCCGAGTTCGAGGCCCGAGTCCTCCTGACCGGTGAGGTGGTCTAG
- the amrB gene encoding AmmeMemoRadiSam system protein B: MRKRYPSQAGYFYPKSEEELRSALKAAFLHGLGPGFLPEVSAGFTGEVIGAVVPHAGYIYSGHVAAHAYARLASAGSPNHVFIIGPNHHGIGAPVAVDEHEAWVTPLGEVEVDLEVAKELAASEELIRFDFSAHVYEHSIEVQVPFLQFVFGKGFRIIPISMLRQDHRAAARVGQAVARVIREHGLKAYVLASSDMSHYIPAEVARKKDFKAIERIQRLDVQGLYDVVIEEDISMCGYGPVMVLMKVAQELGYTEVRLLKYADSGDVTGDKSEVVAYAALSFEKPGLARKP, encoded by the coding sequence ATGAGGAAGCGGTACCCGTCTCAGGCGGGGTACTTTTACCCGAAATCCGAGGAAGAGCTCCGCAGCGCTCTGAAGGCCGCTTTCCTCCACGGCTTGGGACCCGGTTTCCTCCCGGAGGTTTCCGCGGGCTTCACGGGAGAGGTCATCGGCGCCGTAGTCCCCCACGCGGGGTACATCTACTCGGGGCACGTAGCGGCTCACGCGTACGCTAGGCTCGCCTCCGCAGGCTCTCCTAATCACGTGTTCATCATTGGGCCTAACCACCACGGCATCGGCGCCCCCGTGGCTGTCGACGAGCATGAAGCGTGGGTTACACCTCTCGGCGAGGTGGAGGTGGATTTAGAGGTGGCTAAGGAGCTCGCAGCCTCTGAGGAGCTGATCCGCTTCGACTTCTCGGCTCACGTCTACGAGCACTCGATAGAGGTGCAGGTGCCATTCCTCCAGTTCGTTTTCGGGAAAGGCTTCCGCATCATACCGATCTCGATGCTACGCCAAGATCACCGCGCTGCCGCGAGAGTTGGGCAGGCGGTAGCTAGGGTTATCCGCGAGCACGGGCTCAAGGCGTACGTGCTTGCGAGCAGTGACATGAGCCACTACATCCCGGCAGAGGTGGCGCGCAAAAAGGACTTCAAAGCCATCGAGAGGATTCAGAGGCTGGATGTTCAGGGGCTCTACGACGTGGTTATAGAGGAAGATATCTCGATGTGCGGCTACGGCCCCGTGATGGTGCTCATGAAGGTAGCCCAGGAGCTGGGCTACACCGAGGTCCGGCTGCTCAAGTACGCGGACTCGGGAGACGTCACTGGGGACAAGAGCGAGGTCGTGGCTTACGCCGCCCTATCCTTTGAAAAGCCGGGCTTGGCGCGGAAACCGTAG
- the fni gene encoding type 2 isopentenyl-diphosphate Delta-isomerase, with protein sequence MSISTRKDDHVLLSVKERVTSSATTLLEDVIFVHHTIPRCALADISLESDFLGKAVSAPVMISGMTGGSPLAEKINRSLAAVAQKLKIPLGVGSQRAALVDRELARTFSVVRDVAPDIPVVANIGASQVSRGLSASQVLELVEMVRADALAVHLNPLQEALQPEGEPDMRSFIENLRQLARESPVPVLLKQTGEGFSREAALMVKGLVKGIDVGGAGGTSFAVIEGLRARLRGLDELEEMASTFASWGIPTAASILEVRSALPDIFLIASGGLTTGVDVAKALRLGADFAGIARPVLLKLYYGGEQAAERYLRRVVSELRVAVFLTGSCSLEELRKAPVIVKGLLKEWVLQRGLEIPRGAGYG encoded by the coding sequence ATGAGCATCTCCACGCGTAAGGATGATCACGTGCTGCTCTCAGTCAAAGAGCGCGTGACGTCGAGCGCTACGACTCTTCTGGAGGACGTTATTTTCGTGCACCACACGATTCCCCGGTGCGCATTAGCTGACATCAGCTTGGAGTCGGACTTCCTCGGGAAGGCTGTGAGCGCGCCGGTCATGATCAGCGGGATGACGGGTGGTTCCCCGCTGGCAGAGAAGATTAACCGCTCGCTGGCTGCGGTTGCGCAGAAGCTGAAGATTCCCTTGGGTGTGGGCAGCCAGCGGGCAGCTCTCGTCGACAGGGAGCTGGCGAGGACGTTTTCCGTTGTACGCGATGTAGCTCCTGACATTCCCGTGGTCGCGAACATCGGCGCTAGCCAAGTTTCTCGCGGGCTTAGCGCGAGCCAGGTGCTCGAGCTTGTCGAGATGGTGCGCGCCGATGCGCTGGCAGTTCACTTGAACCCCCTCCAGGAGGCTCTCCAGCCCGAGGGCGAGCCGGATATGAGGTCGTTCATCGAGAACCTGAGACAGCTCGCCAGGGAGTCCCCGGTACCCGTGCTGCTTAAGCAGACTGGGGAGGGCTTCTCGCGCGAAGCCGCTCTAATGGTCAAGGGCCTCGTTAAGGGCATAGACGTGGGCGGGGCTGGTGGAACCTCTTTCGCGGTGATAGAAGGCCTCAGGGCGAGGTTGAGGGGGCTTGACGAGCTGGAGGAAATGGCTTCAACGTTCGCCTCTTGGGGTATCCCCACGGCTGCGAGCATCCTTGAAGTGCGCAGCGCGCTGCCCGATATCTTTCTCATCGCTTCGGGTGGCTTGACTACGGGGGTGGATGTCGCGAAGGCTCTCAGGCTGGGTGCGGACTTCGCAGGCATAGCGAGGCCTGTACTCCTGAAGCTGTATTACGGCGGCGAGCAAGCTGCGGAAAGGTACCTTCGGAGAGTTGTGAGCGAACTAAGAGTTGCGGTTTTCCTCACGGGCAGCTGCTCGCTTGAGGAGCTGCGGAAAGCCCCCGTAATTGTTAAAGGCCTCCTGAAGGAGTGGGTTCTCCAGAGGGGGTTGGAGATCCCTCGAGGGGCTGGCTATGGGTGA
- a CDS encoding archease encodes MGDCAGGGFQILEHTADVLIRAWGSTLDEALSHAVLGMYEVMTDLSSIRPSEMRVVEAEGVDLENLLYNLIEKLIILFDEEAFLISSVESCQLTQRDGAWHVVLEARGERYDPERHESRVLVKAATYHMMRIWSEEGCWFIQYVVDI; translated from the coding sequence ATGGGTGACTGCGCTGGGGGAGGGTTCCAGATTCTCGAGCACACGGCGGATGTTCTCATCAGGGCTTGGGGCTCGACGCTGGATGAAGCTTTGAGTCACGCCGTGCTGGGAATGTACGAGGTGATGACAGATCTCAGCAGCATCAGACCCTCTGAGATGAGGGTTGTGGAGGCTGAGGGGGTCGACCTCGAGAACCTCCTGTACAACCTTATCGAGAAGCTGATAATACTGTTCGATGAGGAAGCTTTCCTCATCTCCAGCGTCGAGAGCTGCCAGCTCACACAGCGGGACGGTGCCTGGCACGTAGTCCTCGAAGCTCGCGGCGAGAGGTACGATCCTGAGAGGCACGAGTCGAGAGTCCTCGTGAAGGCGGCGACGTACCACATGATGAGAATCTGGAGCGAAGAAGGCTGCTGGTTCATCCAGTACGTGGTCGATATCTAA
- a CDS encoding RtcB family protein: MVPPLRKITDYMWEIPEKYKPGMLVPALVIADEVLLSKMKEDLTLEQAANVSHLPGIYKYSIVLPDGHQGYGFPIGGVAAFDAEEGVLSPGGVGYDINCGVRVLRTELDEKDVRPRLRDLARVLFRKIPSGLGSTSGLNLSFPELDKVLEEGVEWALERGYGWREDADHIEEGGSMKGARADAVSREAKQRGRNQLGTLGSGNHFLEIQRVDKIYDPSVAKELGIEREGQITVMIHTGSRGLGHQVASDYLKVMERLVHKYKVPLPDRELVSVPTTAPEAQDYFAAMAAAANFAWTNRQVITHWVRESFGEVFGRDPDQLGMEVIYDVAHNIAKLEEHVVDGKRVKVYVHRKGATRSFPPGHPAVPKDYQGVGQPVLIPGSMGTASYILVGTQRAMELTFGSAPHGAGRMQSRAEARRAVRGQEIKSQLERRGIVVEAASLAVVAEEAPDAYKDVDRVVQVADAVGIARKIVRMVPIAVVKG; the protein is encoded by the coding sequence GTGGTACCACCTCTCCGCAAGATAACAGACTACATGTGGGAGATCCCCGAGAAGTATAAGCCGGGCATGCTCGTCCCTGCGCTCGTGATCGCTGACGAAGTGCTTCTCAGCAAGATGAAAGAGGATCTGACCCTCGAGCAAGCGGCCAACGTGTCCCACCTCCCCGGCATCTACAAGTACTCGATAGTGCTCCCCGACGGGCACCAGGGCTACGGTTTCCCCATCGGTGGAGTAGCTGCTTTCGACGCTGAAGAGGGCGTGCTAAGCCCAGGAGGGGTCGGGTACGACATTAATTGCGGGGTTAGAGTGCTGAGAACCGAGCTCGACGAGAAGGATGTGAGGCCCAGGCTCAGGGACCTCGCCAGGGTTCTCTTCCGCAAGATCCCGTCGGGGCTGGGGAGCACTAGCGGCCTTAACCTAAGCTTCCCGGAGCTCGACAAAGTCCTGGAGGAGGGCGTCGAGTGGGCGCTCGAGAGGGGTTACGGGTGGAGGGAGGACGCCGACCACATCGAGGAGGGCGGCAGCATGAAGGGCGCTAGAGCGGACGCGGTATCTAGGGAGGCGAAGCAGCGCGGCAGGAACCAGCTGGGTACGCTGGGGAGCGGCAACCACTTCCTTGAGATACAGCGAGTCGATAAGATCTACGACCCGAGTGTCGCGAAAGAGCTGGGCATAGAGAGGGAGGGCCAGATAACCGTGATGATCCACACCGGAAGCAGGGGGCTAGGGCACCAGGTTGCCAGCGACTACTTGAAGGTCATGGAGCGGCTAGTCCACAAGTACAAGGTTCCCCTCCCCGACCGCGAGCTGGTCTCAGTGCCCACCACGGCTCCTGAGGCGCAGGACTACTTCGCTGCGATGGCAGCTGCTGCGAACTTCGCCTGGACGAACCGCCAGGTGATCACGCACTGGGTTAGGGAGAGCTTCGGGGAGGTTTTCGGCCGCGACCCCGACCAACTGGGCATGGAGGTGATCTACGACGTAGCGCACAACATAGCTAAGCTGGAGGAGCACGTAGTCGACGGGAAGAGAGTGAAAGTCTACGTTCACCGCAAGGGCGCGACGAGAAGCTTCCCGCCAGGCCACCCAGCGGTACCGAAGGACTACCAGGGTGTAGGACAGCCCGTGCTGATTCCAGGCTCGATGGGCACAGCGAGCTACATCCTCGTAGGGACGCAGAGAGCTATGGAGCTCACCTTCGGCTCAGCACCCCACGGGGCCGGCAGGATGCAGAGCAGGGCTGAGGCGCGCCGCGCTGTGAGAGGCCAGGAGATCAAGTCCCAGCTGGAAAGGAGGGGCATAGTGGTCGAGGCGGCTAGCTTGGCTGTAGTCGCGGAGGAGGCTCCGGACGCCTACAAGGACGTGGACAGGGTCGTCCAGGTAGCGGATGCTGTCGGCATAGCCAGGAAGATCGTGAGAATGGTCCCCATAGCCGTCGTCAAGGGGTAG
- a CDS encoding 30S ribosomal protein S7, translated as MSQELRELRTLDGEEIKLFGKWSLSEVEVRDKSLEAYISLKPVLVPHSEGRHAKRRFGKARVSIVERLANTMMRPGRNAGKKMLALNIVKRAFEIIELKTGKNPVQVLVWAIENASPREETTRVIYGGILYHVSVDVSPQRRVDLALRFISEGARACSFNNTKPIEECLADEIIAAAYGDSSSYALRRKEEIERIAMAAR; from the coding sequence ATGTCTCAGGAGCTGCGAGAGCTTCGCACACTCGACGGGGAGGAGATAAAGCTCTTCGGCAAGTGGAGCCTATCGGAGGTCGAGGTACGGGACAAGAGCCTGGAAGCTTACATCTCCCTGAAGCCGGTTCTAGTCCCGCACTCGGAGGGAAGGCACGCTAAGAGAAGGTTCGGCAAGGCGAGAGTCTCCATCGTCGAGAGGCTCGCCAACACCATGATGCGGCCCGGCAGGAATGCCGGCAAGAAAATGCTGGCTCTTAACATCGTGAAGAGAGCTTTCGAGATCATCGAGCTTAAGACCGGTAAAAATCCGGTTCAGGTTCTGGTCTGGGCAATCGAGAACGCTTCCCCGAGAGAAGAGACCACTAGGGTTATCTACGGCGGTATACTCTACCACGTCTCTGTAGACGTCTCTCCTCAGAGGCGCGTTGACTTAGCTCTCAGGTTTATTAGCGAGGGGGCTCGGGCCTGCTCCTTCAACAACACCAAGCCGATTGAGGAGTGCCTTGCCGACGAGATAATCGCGGCAGCTTACGGCGACTCCTCGAGCTACGCTCTGAGGAGGAAGGAGGAGATAGAGAGAATCGCCATGGCCGCAAGGTAG
- a CDS encoding replication factor C small subunit, with amino-acid sequence MSEVWVEKYRPRTLDEIVDQEEIVRRLKEFVKSRSMPHLLFAGPPGTGKTTAALALAHDLYGESWRDNTLELNASDERGIDVIRSRIKDYARTLPIGDVPFKLVILDEADNMTGDAQQALRRTMELFSRNTRFILIANYASKIIEPIQSRCAVFRFQPLPKGSAIERLRWIASQENLNVDEDALEAIWEESQGDLRRAINTLQAASVISRNVTAEVVYEALGKVRPKEVREMIDYAVKGDLAEAREKLRALLYSYGLSGLDIIRLIHREVLSSKSPLRLSSATLADLLVLIGEANYRIVEGADDEIQLMALLSKLALLSSKGAQ; translated from the coding sequence ATGTCCGAGGTATGGGTAGAGAAGTACAGGCCTAGAACGCTCGACGAGATTGTCGATCAAGAAGAGATCGTGAGGAGATTGAAGGAGTTCGTGAAGTCGAGGAGCATGCCCCACCTGCTGTTCGCAGGCCCCCCGGGTACCGGTAAGACTACAGCCGCTTTAGCGCTAGCCCACGACCTCTACGGGGAGAGCTGGAGAGACAATACCCTCGAGCTGAACGCGAGCGACGAGAGAGGTATAGACGTCATAAGAAGCAGGATAAAGGACTATGCAAGGACTCTGCCCATCGGCGACGTCCCCTTCAAGCTCGTGATACTCGACGAGGCGGACAACATGACAGGTGACGCGCAGCAGGCTTTGAGGAGAACGATGGAGCTCTTCAGCAGGAACACGCGCTTTATCCTCATCGCTAACTACGCCTCGAAGATCATCGAGCCGATACAGTCGCGCTGCGCAGTTTTCCGCTTCCAGCCGCTGCCGAAAGGCTCCGCTATCGAGAGGCTCCGCTGGATAGCCTCCCAGGAGAATCTTAACGTAGACGAGGACGCTCTGGAAGCTATCTGGGAGGAGAGCCAGGGAGACCTCCGCAGGGCGATAAACACGCTCCAAGCAGCCTCTGTGATCAGCAGGAACGTTACCGCTGAGGTCGTCTACGAGGCTCTGGGGAAAGTGCGGCCCAAGGAAGTGAGGGAGATGATCGACTACGCGGTGAAAGGCGACCTCGCGGAAGCTAGGGAGAAGCTCAGAGCCCTCCTCTACAGCTACGGCCTCTCCGGCCTCGACATCATCCGCCTAATCCACCGCGAAGTTCTGTCCTCGAAGTCCCCCCTCAGGCTGAGCAGCGCTACCCTCGCGGACCTGCTCGTCCTCATCGGCGAGGCGAACTACAGGATAGTCGAGGGGGCTGACGACGAAATACAGCTGATGGCCCTCCTATCGAAGCTCGCGCTGCTCTCTTCTAAAGGTGCGCAGTAG
- a CDS encoding replication factor C large subunit produces the protein MPAEELPWTEKYRPRRIVDVAGNEEAKKKYAAWINSWVRGKPTKKAALLYGPPGCGKTSIVHATANEFGWELIELNASDERSRAAIQTRVLAAARLAPVTGYSGKIVLLDEVDGISTREDSGGLDAILELIEQSAYPVVLTANDPWDPKLRPLRDVCELIEFKRLGKRDIVKVLESICSKEGIACDKEILSAIADNAKGDLRAAINDLQTLAMGRKTLSLADLRVIGERAEQESMFEIVRTVLTAKSPEQALSVTRLPSLDYEMLLQWLSENIIYQYEPSLVAIADAYNALSWADIFLNRMKREQQWALLTYVLELMTAGVASARERPPFKFVKYNFPEKIRFLARVKEKREKFVKATRLAARTLHVSTSTFRTEILPFIKVIYEHDPGKAKEILESLGVKKEDFSLVLE, from the coding sequence ATGCCAGCAGAAGAGCTGCCCTGGACCGAGAAGTACCGTCCCCGGCGCATCGTGGACGTTGCCGGGAACGAGGAGGCCAAGAAGAAGTACGCTGCTTGGATCAATAGCTGGGTTCGCGGCAAGCCAACCAAGAAGGCTGCCCTGCTCTACGGTCCGCCAGGGTGCGGTAAGACGAGCATTGTGCACGCAACGGCGAACGAGTTCGGGTGGGAGCTCATCGAGCTCAACGCCAGCGATGAGCGGTCGAGGGCAGCTATCCAGACTAGAGTCCTCGCAGCGGCTAGGCTAGCTCCAGTTACGGGCTACTCGGGGAAGATAGTGCTCCTCGACGAGGTGGACGGCATATCCACTAGGGAAGATTCCGGCGGGCTCGACGCCATCCTGGAGCTCATCGAGCAGAGCGCGTACCCTGTGGTGCTCACCGCGAATGATCCTTGGGACCCGAAGCTGAGACCGCTGAGAGATGTTTGCGAGCTCATAGAGTTCAAGCGGCTGGGCAAGAGGGATATCGTGAAGGTTTTAGAGAGCATATGCAGCAAGGAAGGCATAGCCTGCGACAAGGAGATTCTCTCAGCCATAGCTGACAACGCGAAAGGCGATCTGAGAGCGGCGATCAACGACCTGCAGACGCTAGCGATGGGGAGGAAGACCCTCTCTCTCGCCGACCTGCGGGTTATAGGGGAGAGAGCCGAGCAGGAGAGCATGTTCGAGATCGTGAGAACAGTCCTCACAGCGAAGAGCCCGGAGCAAGCCCTTTCCGTAACGAGGCTTCCATCGCTGGACTACGAGATGCTGCTCCAGTGGCTGAGCGAGAACATCATCTACCAGTACGAGCCCAGCCTAGTGGCGATTGCGGACGCCTACAACGCTCTTTCCTGGGCTGACATCTTCCTGAACAGGATGAAGCGCGAGCAGCAGTGGGCTTTGCTCACCTACGTGCTGGAGCTCATGACTGCCGGTGTAGCGAGCGCGCGGGAGAGGCCGCCTTTCAAGTTCGTGAAGTACAACTTCCCCGAGAAGATAAGGTTCCTGGCTCGGGTGAAGGAGAAGCGGGAAAAGTTCGTCAAGGCGACTAGGCTGGCTGCGCGGACGCTGCACGTCTCCACGAGCACTTTCAGGACGGAAATTCTTCCTTTCATCAAGGTGATTTACGAGCACGACCCCGGGAAAGCGAAGGAGATCCTGGAGAGCCTGGGGGTCAAGAAGGAGGATTTCTCCCTAGTGCTCGAGTAG